The Candidatus Omnitrophota bacterium genome includes a region encoding these proteins:
- a CDS encoding DUF3857 domain-containing protein, with protein sequence MNFAELDFSEEFAAAFDALENTSRHVFVTGKAGTGKSTLLQYFRHRTEKNVVVLAPTGVAAINVKGQTIHSFFQFRSDITPQAIADLHVRRKKRDMYRKLQAVIIDEISMVRADLLDCVDAFLRLYGPETDKPFGGVQMIFFGDLFQLPPVVTRGEEDIFKTVYPTPFFFSAKVLEDLDFDVLELSKIYRQTDEGFIHLLNAVRTDTLERHHLSALNTRVNAVKVFAPGDFYISLTSTNALAERINGERLKGLDGRARVYHGAIAGEFERKSLPTADILELKPGAQIMLLNNDPEKRWVNGSLGVIKAIRPEPGGEDVIIVRLENGTEVDVKQYTWEISQYYFNEDAQALASKVIGHFTQYPLKLAWAVTIHKSQGQTFSKVIIDIGYGTFAHGQLYVALSRCTTLEGIVLKQPLALRHVLLDSRVVDFHKARIQTKAVLSFFLFFIFSSFVYAGPPAQEVAKALAKAETQVEFSKTWEGQHADKPYIALLSEYETTINPDWSFTETYHARVKIQKEAAKELGEWPITYNKAREEIVDVQAFVETPEGKRLPATNIQDLQVYDQAPLYSDMRVKVVTIPQVNIGSIIDVMVKTKISRKEIPGQFWDEVPVSVIPTKSARYTYIVPQDKTIVFKAVNSKDQPQITKKDGLVKYVFSYQETGYVEDEELMPPADEVRGRLFLSSIPDWKAVADWYRALIVKNTVADPEITVKALELTRDKVPQKEKARAILEFIQDNFRYVAMNFGDHTVEPHPTNEVFKDRYGDCKDLSLLARYMLQLVGISSRICLFANEFSGDPQSGLPNPSVFEHVILEILMDDGHYFVDPQAKGFDFGQGPSAYDRAHLLVIEEQGYRFDNMPVSKEEDNAIVSTSDITVHPDGSATFDVRVRMSLEGSQSFRETWASTTDQNKDKFFEHLEASFTQGGTMIKREVKGLEDRYGPVHFNLKYIAPNAYPVANDMILLKESDQSDVPDFAEQKRVYPIFVASNTLVKNTNTYHVPEGYQVNFVPQDYQLGVDFMDVSADYRKDGQTVVVNNLTRMKRARVPPQRYGEIKTFRNELYKKNDQYIVLKAKSQASPEVKDWIKKQ encoded by the coding sequence ATGAATTTTGCGGAATTAGATTTTAGCGAAGAATTTGCCGCGGCTTTTGACGCGCTGGAAAATACGTCCAGGCATGTGTTCGTCACCGGCAAGGCCGGCACCGGAAAATCCACGCTGCTGCAATATTTCCGCCACCGCACCGAAAAGAACGTCGTTGTTTTGGCGCCGACCGGCGTTGCCGCCATCAACGTCAAAGGCCAGACCATCCATTCCTTTTTTCAATTCCGTTCCGACATCACTCCGCAAGCGATAGCGGACCTGCATGTGCGCCGCAAGAAACGTGACATGTACCGCAAATTGCAAGCCGTTATCATTGATGAGATCTCCATGGTGCGCGCCGACCTTCTGGACTGCGTGGACGCTTTTTTGCGTCTTTACGGGCCTGAAACAGATAAGCCGTTCGGCGGCGTGCAGATGATATTTTTCGGCGACTTGTTCCAACTGCCGCCGGTGGTGACCCGCGGGGAAGAAGACATTTTCAAGACCGTTTATCCGACCCCATTCTTTTTTTCCGCCAAGGTCCTAGAGGACCTGGATTTTGACGTCCTTGAGTTGAGCAAGATCTACCGGCAAACCGACGAGGGCTTCATCCATTTGCTCAACGCGGTGCGCACCGATACGCTGGAACGTCATCATTTGAGCGCGCTCAATACCCGCGTTAATGCCGTAAAAGTTTTCGCGCCCGGCGATTTTTATATTTCTTTGACTTCCACCAATGCGTTGGCCGAGCGGATCAACGGGGAGCGCCTCAAAGGTCTCGACGGCCGTGCCCGCGTCTACCACGGCGCCATTGCCGGAGAATTTGAACGCAAGTCCTTGCCCACCGCGGACATTCTGGAATTAAAGCCCGGCGCGCAGATCATGCTTTTGAACAATGATCCTGAAAAACGCTGGGTCAATGGGTCTTTGGGGGTCATCAAAGCCATCCGCCCGGAACCGGGAGGGGAAGATGTCATCATCGTCCGCCTGGAAAACGGGACCGAGGTGGACGTCAAGCAATACACCTGGGAGATCAGCCAGTATTATTTCAACGAGGACGCCCAGGCGTTGGCGTCCAAGGTCATCGGCCATTTCACCCAGTATCCCCTGAAACTGGCCTGGGCCGTGACCATCCACAAATCCCAAGGCCAGACGTTTTCCAAGGTCATCATTGACATCGGCTATGGCACCTTTGCCCACGGTCAATTGTATGTGGCGCTAAGCCGCTGCACCACGCTGGAGGGGATTGTCCTTAAACAGCCGCTGGCATTGCGTCATGTCCTTTTGGATTCGCGCGTCGTGGACTTTCACAAAGCCAGGATCCAAACTAAGGCCGTTCTTTCATTTTTTTTATTTTTTATTTTTTCTTCCTTTGTTTACGCCGGGCCCCCGGCGCAGGAAGTGGCCAAGGCCCTGGCCAAAGCCGAGACCCAGGTGGAATTCTCCAAGACCTGGGAAGGCCAGCACGCGGACAAACCCTATATCGCGCTTTTGAGCGAATATGAGACGACGATCAACCCTGACTGGTCATTCACGGAAACGTATCACGCCAGGGTGAAGATCCAGAAAGAAGCGGCCAAGGAGCTGGGGGAATGGCCCATCACCTACAATAAGGCCCGCGAGGAGATCGTTGACGTCCAGGCCTTTGTTGAAACGCCGGAAGGCAAAAGGCTTCCCGCCACCAATATCCAGGACCTTCAGGTCTATGACCAGGCGCCCCTGTATTCCGATATGCGCGTCAAGGTGGTCACCATCCCCCAGGTCAACATCGGCAGCATCATTGACGTGATGGTCAAGACCAAGATCTCCCGCAAAGAGATCCCCGGCCAATTTTGGGACGAAGTGCCTGTGTCGGTCATCCCCACCAAATCGGCGCGGTATACGTATATCGTTCCCCAGGACAAGACCATCGTTTTTAAAGCCGTGAACAGCAAGGATCAGCCGCAGATCACAAAAAAAGACGGTTTGGTCAAATATGTTTTTTCGTATCAGGAGACCGGTTACGTTGAAGATGAGGAATTGATGCCTCCAGCCGACGAGGTCAGGGGCCGCTTGTTTTTATCTTCCATTCCTGATTGGAAGGCGGTGGCGGACTGGTATCGCGCTTTGATCGTAAAGAACACCGTGGCTGACCCGGAGATCACGGTCAAGGCGCTGGAGTTGACCAGGGACAAGGTCCCACAGAAAGAAAAAGCGCGCGCCATCCTAGAATTCATCCAGGACAATTTCCGTTACGTGGCCATGAATTTCGGCGACCACACCGTTGAACCGCACCCGACCAATGAGGTCTTTAAGGACCGTTACGGCGATTGCAAGGACCTTTCGCTTCTGGCCCGGTACATGCTCCAATTGGTGGGCATCAGTTCCCGCATTTGCCTGTTTGCCAATGAGTTTAGCGGCGATCCGCAAAGCGGCCTGCCTAACCCGTCGGTGTTTGAACACGTCATTCTGGAAATTTTGATGGACGACGGGCATTATTTCGTGGACCCGCAGGCCAAGGGTTTTGATTTCGGGCAAGGCCCAAGCGCCTATGACCGCGCCCACCTTTTGGTCATTGAAGAACAAGGGTATCGTTTTGACAACATGCCGGTGTCCAAAGAAGAGGACAACGCGATCGTCAGCACCAGCGATATCACCGTCCATCCCGACGGTTCCGCGACTTTTGATGTCAGGGTCCGGATGTCTCTGGAAGGGTCACAATCCTTCCGCGAGACCTGGGCCTCCACCACCGACCAGAATAAGGACAAGTTTTTTGAGCACCTGGAGGCCTCTTTCACCCAGGGCGGCACCATGATCAAAAGGGAGGTCAAGGGCCTGGAGGACCGTTACGGCCCTGTCCATTTTAACCTGAAATACATCGCGCCCAACGCCTATCCCGTGGCCAATGACATGATCCTTTTAAAGGAGAGCGACCAGAGCGACGTTCCGGATTTTGCCGAACAAAAACGGGTCTATCCGATCTTTGTCGCGTCCAATACCCTCGTTAAGAATACCAACACGTATCACGTTCCCGAGGGGTATCAGGTGAATTTTGTGCCGCAGGATTACCAGCTGGGCGTTGATTTCATGGACGTCAGCGCCGATTACCGCAAGGACGGACAAACCGTTGTCGTCAACAACCTGACGCGCATGAAAAGGGCCAGGGTACCACCCCAACGCTACGGCGAGATCAAAACATTCCGCAACGAATTGTACAAAAAGAACGACCAGTATATTGTTTTAAAGGCAAAGTCCCAGGCCAGCCCCGAAGTCAAAGATTGGATCAAAAAGCAATAG
- a CDS encoding cation:proton antiporter, whose amino-acid sequence MNEQNIFIFLLQLFILLGFARFLGEVFTRFRQPALTAEILVGVFFGPTILGRFFPQIHGFIFPNDPVQQHMLETVAWLGAFFFLLETGLEIDFSSAWRHRGDALKIALTDIIVPMVLGFACAWFLPNSYLVSLDNKLMFCFFMATALTISAMPITARALHDLHIKKTDLGFLIMSALSVNDMIGWLVFTVVFGFFIQSGAPLDQMGIMIVTAVAFVVLCLTGGRVFSNWVISRIRVLKLPEPSASLTFIFLLGLLCGAVAQKVGLHALFGFLLAGIMAGEAKAISEKTRQTISQMVYAVFVPLFFTSIGLKMDFLAYFDPVIVLFVAIIGISVRFLGAWIGVSLCRIPKTNRLTIAIAHTPGGMMEIIMGLLALEFKLITPTVFTGIVFGALITAIVMGPWLAWGLGRRKQVSVFEFFSRRGIIIPLKVENREQALRVLAQAAAQEDDSYDDESIVHMVLEREQMMGTAIEEGVALPHARLAGLRRPVIIFARSLSGVDWNSPDGKLSNFIFLILVPDNDDTLQVQILQAIARVMQDPANRQAVLNARDASQAWDIFQTAFAQLYVKKGTP is encoded by the coding sequence ATGAATGAGCAGAACATTTTTATTTTTCTTTTGCAATTGTTCATCCTGCTCGGATTTGCCCGGTTTTTGGGGGAAGTGTTCACCCGTTTCCGCCAGCCGGCCCTGACCGCCGAGATCCTCGTCGGTGTTTTTTTCGGCCCCACCATCCTGGGCCGTTTTTTCCCGCAGATCCATGGCTTTATTTTTCCCAATGATCCCGTTCAGCAGCACATGCTCGAGACCGTGGCGTGGCTGGGTGCTTTTTTCTTTTTGCTGGAAACCGGCCTTGAGATCGACTTTTCCAGCGCCTGGCGCCACCGGGGCGATGCTTTAAAGATCGCGCTGACCGATATCATCGTGCCCATGGTGCTGGGGTTTGCCTGCGCCTGGTTCCTGCCGAATTCCTATTTGGTTTCCTTAGATAATAAACTGATGTTCTGTTTTTTCATGGCGACCGCGCTGACGATCAGCGCCATGCCCATCACCGCGCGCGCCCTGCATGATCTTCACATCAAAAAGACCGATCTGGGGTTTCTCATCATGTCGGCGTTGTCGGTCAACGACATGATCGGGTGGCTGGTGTTCACCGTTGTGTTCGGGTTTTTTATCCAGTCCGGAGCGCCCCTCGATCAAATGGGGATCATGATCGTCACGGCTGTGGCGTTCGTGGTTTTGTGCCTGACCGGCGGGCGTGTATTCAGCAATTGGGTCATCAGCAGGATCAGGGTCCTGAAATTGCCCGAGCCGTCCGCGTCCCTGACGTTTATTTTTCTTTTGGGCTTGTTGTGCGGTGCCGTGGCGCAAAAAGTGGGCCTGCACGCCTTATTCGGGTTTTTGCTCGCCGGCATCATGGCCGGGGAGGCCAAGGCCATTTCGGAAAAGACCCGCCAGACCATTTCCCAGATGGTCTATGCTGTGTTCGTCCCCCTCTTTTTTACCAGCATCGGGCTTAAAATGGATTTCCTGGCCTATTTTGACCCGGTCATCGTGCTTTTTGTCGCCATCATCGGCATCAGCGTCCGTTTTTTGGGCGCCTGGATCGGGGTCTCTTTATGCCGTATCCCCAAGACCAACCGTTTGACCATCGCCATTGCCCATACGCCCGGCGGGATGATGGAGATCATCATGGGTTTATTGGCTTTGGAGTTCAAACTGATCACACCGACGGTGTTCACCGGCATCGTTTTCGGCGCCTTGATCACGGCCATTGTCATGGGGCCGTGGCTGGCTTGGGGCCTGGGACGGCGCAAGCAGGTCAGCGTGTTTGAATTCTTCAGCCGCCGCGGCATCATCATTCCCCTTAAAGTGGAAAATCGCGAACAGGCCCTGCGGGTTTTGGCACAAGCCGCGGCCCAGGAAGATGATTCTTACGATGATGAATCCATTGTCCATATGGTTTTGGAGCGTGAACAGATGATGGGCACCGCCATTGAGGAAGGGGTGGCTTTGCCGCATGCCCGCCTGGCCGGCTTGCGCAGACCGGTCATTATTTTCGCCAGGTCGCTTTCCGGTGTGGACTGGAACTCCCCCGATGGCAAACTCAGCAATTTTATTTTTCTCATCCTGGTCCCCGACAACGATGATACCCTGCAGGTGCAGATCCTGCAGGCCATTGCCCGCGTGATGCAGGACCCCGCCAACAGGCAGGCCGTTCTCAATGCCAGGGACGCCTCCCAGGCCTGGGACATTTTCCAGACCGCCTTTGCCCAGCTGTACGTGAAAAAGGGGACACCATAA
- a CDS encoding ATP-binding cassette domain-containing protein: MISVSNVSLQFGKRVLFEGASITFNPGNCYGIIGANGSGKSTFLKILSGEIDTTAGTVSVAPAKRISVLKQDQFAFDEFTVLTTVIMGHKKLYAVMKEKDELYAKPDFSDADGLRASELEAEFAEMNGWDAEGQAAKLLSDLGIKESLHALPMKQLEGSQKVRVLLAQALFGNPDILILDEPTNHLNVETCLWLEEFLANFQNIAIVVSHDRHFLDKICTHIADIDFRKIQLYSGNYTFWLEASQLALRQRSEANKKTEEKRKELQDFIARFSANASKARQATSRKKILEKLTLEEIRPSSRKYPFINFKPEREAGNDVLSVDGISKTIDGQLMFKDFSLHVNKGDKIAFVGPNGLAKTVLFQILMGEVQADSGSFKWGASTSRAYFPKENAKYFDMDLNLVDWLRQYSKETDENFVRGFLGRMLFSGEESLKKVRVLSGGEKVRCMLARMMLTGANAIILDEPTNHLDLEAITSLNRGMESFPGTILFSSHDHQLVQTAANRIVELTPGGFIDRLGTTYDEYLSDERITQQRQEMYAGAVS; encoded by the coding sequence ATGATTTCCGTCAGTAACGTTTCCTTACAATTCGGCAAGCGCGTCCTTTTTGAGGGGGCCAGCATCACCTTTAACCCGGGCAATTGCTACGGCATCATCGGCGCCAATGGCTCGGGCAAATCCACCTTTTTGAAGATCCTTTCCGGCGAGATCGACACCACCGCGGGCACGGTGAGCGTGGCTCCGGCCAAGCGCATCTCCGTGCTCAAGCAGGACCAGTTCGCTTTTGATGAATTCACCGTCCTGACCACTGTGATCATGGGGCATAAGAAATTGTATGCCGTCATGAAGGAGAAGGATGAGCTTTACGCCAAGCCGGATTTCTCCGACGCGGATGGTTTGCGCGCCTCCGAACTGGAAGCGGAATTTGCCGAGATGAACGGGTGGGATGCTGAAGGTCAGGCCGCCAAATTGCTGAGCGATCTGGGCATCAAGGAGTCCCTGCATGCCCTGCCCATGAAACAGCTGGAAGGTTCACAGAAGGTGCGCGTGCTGTTGGCCCAGGCGCTGTTCGGCAACCCGGACATTCTCATTCTGGACGAGCCCACCAATCATCTCAACGTGGAAACGTGCCTGTGGCTTGAAGAGTTCCTGGCCAATTTTCAGAACATCGCCATTGTCGTGTCTCACGACCGCCATTTCCTGGACAAGATATGCACCCACATCGCTGATATTGATTTTCGTAAAATACAACTGTATTCAGGCAACTACACTTTTTGGCTGGAGGCCAGTCAATTGGCCCTGCGCCAGCGTTCAGAGGCCAATAAGAAGACCGAAGAGAAGCGCAAGGAATTGCAGGATTTCATCGCGCGTTTCAGCGCCAACGCGTCCAAGGCCCGGCAGGCCACGTCCCGCAAAAAAATATTGGAGAAGTTGACGCTGGAAGAGATCAGGCCTTCGTCGCGCAAATACCCTTTTATTAATTTCAAACCCGAACGCGAAGCCGGTAATGACGTGCTGTCTGTGGACGGGATCTCCAAGACCATCGACGGGCAGTTGATGTTCAAGGATTTTTCCCTGCACGTCAATAAAGGCGACAAGATCGCCTTTGTCGGGCCCAACGGCCTGGCCAAGACCGTGTTGTTCCAGATCTTGATGGGGGAGGTGCAGGCGGATTCCGGCAGCTTCAAGTGGGGCGCCTCGACCAGCCGCGCGTATTTTCCCAAGGAGAATGCAAAATATTTCGACATGGACTTAAATCTTGTGGACTGGCTGCGGCAGTATTCCAAAGAGACGGATGAGAATTTTGTACGCGGGTTTTTGGGTCGCATGCTTTTTTCCGGTGAGGAGAGTTTAAAGAAGGTACGGGTGCTTTCCGGAGGGGAGAAGGTGCGCTGCATGCTGGCGCGCATGATGCTCACCGGCGCCAACGCGATCATCCTGGATGAGCCCACCAACCATTTGGACCTGGAGGCCATCACCTCCTTGAACAGGGGGATGGAGTCATTTCCGGGCACCATCCTGTTTTCTTCGCATGACCATCAACTCGTGCAAACAGCGGCCAACCGCATCGTGGAATTGACCCCCGGCGGATTCATTGACCGTCTGGGCACGACTTATGATGAATATTTGAGTGATGAGCGCATCACGCAGCAGAGGCAGGAGATGTATGCTGGCGCGGTGAGTTGA
- a CDS encoding DEAD/DEAH box helicase, whose amino-acid sequence MTSSELSFDGLGIAPSILAVLDRMKFTVPTHIQHHAIPIAIEGKDVMGIAQTGTGKTLAFGIPILQRLAQIKGKALVVVPTRELAVQVDEHLRKITPVLGLKTAVLIGGDPMPRQLSALRALPRVIIGTPGRILDHIEQRTLRLNDVGIVVLDEADRMLDMGFAPQIRDIMRHVPAERQTMLFSATMPAEVLSIANSYMKLPVRVEVAPSGTAAEHVTHEVFIVRKDLKSQLLGEILDQYRGSILVFCRTKFGAARLTRAMRNTKHRAAEIHSDRSLSQRRESLEGFKTGRYRVLIATDIAARGIDVKGIELVVNYDLPDDPENYVHRIGRTGRAGHSGHAISFATPDQRSDVAGIERVMNARLPISLSHPKIPLEQFEKPKLVFSSSRFSSRRRRR is encoded by the coding sequence ATGACATCTTCAGAATTGAGTTTTGACGGGCTTGGAATCGCGCCCAGCATCCTGGCCGTCCTGGACCGGATGAAATTCACGGTCCCCACCCATATCCAGCACCACGCCATCCCCATTGCCATTGAAGGCAAGGACGTCATGGGTATTGCCCAGACAGGAACAGGCAAGACCCTGGCCTTCGGCATCCCCATACTCCAGCGCCTGGCGCAGATCAAAGGCAAGGCGTTGGTGGTTGTGCCCACGCGGGAATTGGCCGTGCAGGTGGACGAACATTTGCGTAAAATAACCCCGGTGCTGGGCCTTAAGACCGCGGTCCTCATCGGCGGCGACCCCATGCCAAGACAGCTCAGCGCTTTGAGGGCCCTGCCCCGCGTCATCATCGGTACGCCGGGCCGTATCCTGGACCATATTGAACAAAGGACCCTGCGGTTGAACGACGTCGGCATCGTTGTCCTGGATGAAGCGGACCGCATGCTGGACATGGGTTTCGCCCCGCAGATCCGCGATATCATGCGCCATGTCCCGGCCGAACGCCAGACCATGCTCTTTTCCGCGACCATGCCGGCCGAGGTCTTGAGCATCGCCAACAGTTACATGAAATTGCCGGTGCGCGTGGAAGTTGCCCCGTCGGGGACCGCGGCGGAGCACGTGACGCATGAAGTTTTCATCGTGCGCAAGGACTTGAAAAGCCAGCTTCTCGGCGAGATCCTGGACCAATACCGCGGGTCCATTTTGGTCTTCTGCCGGACCAAGTTCGGGGCCGCGCGCCTGACCCGCGCGATGCGCAACACCAAACACCGCGCCGCGGAGATCCACTCGGACCGTTCCCTGTCCCAGCGCCGGGAGTCCCTGGAAGGATTTAAAACCGGAAGATACCGCGTTTTGATCGCCACCGACATTGCGGCGCGCGGCATTGATGTCAAAGGCATTGAACTGGTCGTCAACTATGACCTGCCTGATGACCCGGAAAATTACGTACACCGCATCGGCCGCACCGGACGGGCCGGACACAGCGGGCACGCGATCTCTTTCGCCACCCCGGACCAGCGCAGCGACGTGGCCGGTATTGAACGGGTCATGAACGCGCGCCTGCCCATCTCCCTGTCCCATCCCAAAATTCCCCTGGAACAGTTCGAAAAACCGAAACTCGTCTTTAGTTCGTCAAGATTTTCTTCGCGCCGGCGGCGGAGATAA
- a CDS encoding bifunctional aldolase/short-chain dehydrogenase — translation MKSLWNKKEAKACGHDLLKLRVYTSRLLGQEPSLVLHGGGNTSVKALVKDFFGVTQDVLYIKASGWDLAAIETQGFAAVKMDVLKRMAAMKRLTDTQMVREQRAAMLDPNAPNPSVEAILHAIIPHRFVDHTHADAVAAITNTPHGRRRIEELYGKRVLVVPYVMPGFILARKVYEMTRGLDWKTCEGIVLLNHGIFTFADDAKVSYERMILLVSKAENYIRKQKIKVAVHHQKPAVDLAALVRLRQAVSKAQGRAVMARLKNDPRSLGFAGLSNVTAIASRGTLTPDHVIRTKPIPVIVGQDPRKSVTEYVRNYHAYFDRNTNGKLTSLDPAPRWAVWPGQGLVAFGRCRAEADIVSDIVDHTVEAIQWAQGMGGWKVLSEQDIFEMEYWELEQAKLASAKGGSASGGKASGALPLQGKVALVTGASSGIGRACVETLVAQGAHVVALDMRREIAGQFTSPDVLGIVCDVTDTQALIRGVEQGVGQFGGLDIIVSNAGTFPPSGSLADMNEEIWEKSLAINLTSHQRLLKACLPYLEYGIDPSVIVVGSKNVAAPGPGAAAYSAAKAGLTQLARVAALELAPKGIRVNVVHPNQVFDTAIWTKDVLKQRAKSYGLSVEEYKTNNLLKVEITSKDVAVLVCALAGEVFAKTTGAQIPIDGGNDRVI, via the coding sequence ATGAAAAGCCTGTGGAATAAAAAGGAAGCGAAGGCCTGCGGCCATGACCTGTTGAAGTTGCGGGTTTATACGTCGCGGCTTTTAGGCCAAGAACCGTCCCTGGTCCTGCACGGCGGGGGCAATACATCGGTCAAAGCGCTGGTTAAGGATTTCTTCGGCGTGACCCAAGATGTTTTGTATATCAAGGCCAGCGGCTGGGACCTGGCCGCCATTGAGACGCAGGGCTTTGCCGCGGTCAAAATGGATGTGCTCAAACGCATGGCAGCCATGAAGCGTTTGACAGATACGCAGATGGTGCGCGAACAGCGTGCGGCCATGCTGGACCCCAACGCGCCCAACCCGTCGGTGGAAGCCATTTTGCACGCCATCATCCCGCACAGGTTCGTGGACCATACCCACGCCGACGCGGTGGCGGCCATCACCAATACACCCCATGGCCGCAGGCGCATTGAAGAACTTTACGGCAAACGTGTTTTGGTCGTGCCGTATGTGATGCCGGGTTTTATTTTGGCCCGCAAGGTCTATGAAATGACCCGGGGCCTTGATTGGAAAACATGCGAAGGCATTGTTCTGCTGAATCACGGCATATTCACCTTCGCGGATGATGCCAAGGTCAGTTATGAACGCATGATCCTGCTTGTCAGCAAGGCCGAAAACTATATCCGCAAACAGAAGATCAAGGTCGCCGTCCATCATCAAAAGCCCGCTGTTGATCTGGCTGCTTTGGTCCGTTTGCGTCAGGCGGTTTCCAAAGCGCAGGGCAGGGCTGTGATGGCCCGTTTAAAAAATGATCCGCGCTCCCTGGGTTTTGCCGGCCTGTCCAATGTCACTGCCATTGCTTCAAGGGGAACACTGACCCCGGACCATGTCATCCGCACGAAACCCATTCCTGTGATCGTCGGTCAAGACCCGCGGAAAAGTGTGACGGAATATGTCCGCAATTATCACGCGTATTTTGATCGTAACACTAATGGAAAGCTGACTTCTCTGGACCCGGCGCCGCGTTGGGCTGTATGGCCCGGACAAGGGCTGGTTGCGTTCGGCCGTTGCAGGGCGGAAGCGGACATTGTTTCTGATATCGTGGACCATACCGTCGAGGCCATCCAATGGGCCCAAGGCATGGGCGGATGGAAGGTTTTGTCCGAACAGGATATTTTTGAAATGGAATATTGGGAATTGGAACAGGCCAAATTAGCGTCCGCCAAAGGCGGATCCGCCTCCGGCGGAAAGGCATCTGGGGCATTACCGCTGCAGGGCAAGGTCGCTTTAGTGACCGGGGCATCAAGCGGCATTGGCAGGGCCTGTGTGGAGACGCTCGTGGCCCAGGGCGCGCATGTGGTTGCGCTGGATATGCGCCGGGAGATCGCCGGTCAATTCACTTCACCCGATGTCTTGGGTATTGTTTGCGACGTTACTGATACTCAAGCGCTCATTCGCGGCGTTGAACAGGGCGTCGGGCAATTCGGGGGCTTGGATATCATCGTGTCCAACGCCGGCACCTTTCCGCCGAGCGGATCATTGGCAGACATGAACGAGGAAATTTGGGAAAAAAGTTTGGCGATCAACCTCACCAGCCATCAGCGTTTGCTCAAGGCCTGTTTGCCGTATCTGGAATACGGCATTGACCCGTCGGTGATCGTGGTGGGGTCCAAGAACGTTGCGGCGCCGGGACCGGGAGCGGCAGCTTATTCCGCGGCCAAGGCCGGGTTAACGCAATTGGCCCGGGTGGCGGCTTTGGAACTCGCGCCCAAAGGCATCCGCGTTAACGTCGTGCATCCTAATCAGGTTTTTGATACGGCGATATGGACGAAGGATGTCCTGAAGCAACGGGCGAAGAGTTACGGGCTTTCCGTTGAAGAGTATAAAACCAATAACCTTTTGAAAGTGGAGATCACCTCAAAAGACGTTGCCGTTCTGGTTTGCGCTTTGGCGGGTGAGGTGTTCGCTAAAACCACCGGCGCGCAGATCCCCATCGACGGCGGCAACGACCGGGTTATTTGA